From Cellulosimicrobium cellulans, the proteins below share one genomic window:
- a CDS encoding DUF4232 domain-containing protein gives MDDERTAPTTDGTDGAPPDRASRAPRSTVAVVASVAGVGLAVAAALLAPAILDAAVADGPAALPSLPPDGSTATSSGPGDPEQGTEDMAALLLALPGVEDVQTNGRAGTSAEITLVTPLPSPEVAQRTARDASAIVAAVPGGGAWSLRVEGTGTGGGTLAVEHGPGAATVPGVDPATGEPRPDLLGADAVADAVRLVAHDSVRRVHLAPGSASLDVRSATDLVPVAALVRAEGRGLTSLGVDGSGVGTYDGDGLTVPDDALLTLLADVAAEPGVTQVVHDAVRDTFPQDPLLTVITSGDAAVVARVLDGAAYPGPVLAYQVHGSTDGGASATRSGFVAGVAPTAGPRPGGACAPTDLTLGALGFDAAAGRRFLTVTARNDGAAECVLAGAPAVRFVADDGSETDVLLEPDDDGLAPLTLAPGATAWAALSWRGGSTADDPPLVTTLLVAPHPGDPESVVGLAGIPGVGDGLDLLGGGTATIGSWAPARELAS, from the coding sequence GTGGACGACGAGCGCACCGCACCGACGACGGACGGCACCGACGGGGCTCCGCCCGACCGCGCGTCCCGGGCCCCACGGAGCACGGTCGCCGTCGTCGCGTCGGTCGCCGGCGTGGGCCTCGCGGTCGCCGCCGCGCTCCTCGCCCCCGCGATCCTCGACGCCGCCGTGGCGGACGGCCCGGCCGCGCTCCCGTCGTTACCCCCGGACGGGTCGACGGCGACGTCGTCCGGACCGGGCGATCCTGAGCAGGGGACGGAGGACATGGCCGCGCTCCTGCTCGCCCTGCCGGGCGTCGAGGACGTGCAGACGAACGGGCGGGCGGGCACGTCGGCCGAGATCACGCTCGTGACGCCGCTCCCGTCCCCCGAGGTCGCGCAGCGCACCGCCCGGGACGCGAGCGCGATCGTCGCCGCGGTGCCCGGCGGCGGCGCGTGGTCGCTCCGGGTCGAGGGCACGGGCACGGGCGGCGGGACGCTCGCCGTCGAGCACGGCCCGGGAGCGGCCACCGTCCCCGGCGTCGACCCGGCCACCGGGGAGCCGCGGCCCGACCTCCTCGGGGCCGACGCCGTCGCCGACGCCGTGCGCCTCGTCGCCCACGACTCCGTGCGGCGCGTGCACCTCGCCCCGGGCTCCGCCTCCCTCGACGTCCGCTCGGCCACCGACCTCGTCCCCGTCGCCGCGCTCGTGCGGGCCGAGGGCCGCGGGCTGACGAGCCTCGGGGTCGACGGCTCGGGCGTCGGCACCTACGACGGCGACGGGCTGACCGTCCCCGACGACGCCCTGCTCACGCTCCTGGCCGACGTCGCGGCGGAGCCCGGCGTGACGCAGGTCGTGCACGACGCCGTGCGCGACACGTTCCCCCAGGACCCCCTGCTCACGGTGATCACCTCGGGCGACGCGGCCGTGGTCGCGCGCGTGCTCGACGGCGCGGCCTACCCCGGCCCGGTGCTCGCGTACCAGGTCCACGGCTCGACCGACGGCGGCGCGTCCGCGACGCGCTCCGGGTTCGTCGCGGGGGTCGCGCCGACGGCCGGGCCTCGCCCCGGGGGCGCGTGCGCGCCCACCGACCTCACCCTCGGCGCCCTGGGGTTCGACGCCGCGGCGGGGCGCCGGTTCCTCACCGTCACGGCCCGCAACGACGGCGCCGCGGAGTGCGTCCTCGCCGGCGCGCCCGCGGTCCGCTTCGTCGCCGACGACGGCTCGGAGACGGACGTCCTCCTCGAGCCGGACGACGACGGCCTCGCCCCGCTCACGCTCGCACCCGGCGCCACCGCCTGGGCCGCGCTCTCGTGGCGCGGCGGGTCGACGGCCGACGACCCGCCGCTCGTCACGACGCTGCTCGTGGCCCCGCACCCGGGCGACCCCGAGTCCGTCGTCGGGCTCGCGGGGATCCCCGGCGTCGGGGACGGGCTCGACCTGCTCGGCGGCGGGACGGCGACGATCGGGTCGTGGGCGCCCGCGCGGGAGCTCGCGAGCTGA
- a CDS encoding cytochrome c biogenesis protein DipZ: METLIVIGLLGGLITGISPCILPMLPVIFFAGGVQGARTGEAPSATAEPGAGGVSPGLFAGVPDAVRVGGRPAAGPRGRGGPGGAQEAAGPREVTARPTRGGTLALDLSTGDAGEPAGAADSGTGRRASRSAVRPAGRSWRPYLVIAGLVLSFSVFTLLGSVVLTALGLPQDLLRWAGIVLLVAIGVGMIVPRVEEVLERPFRRIAALGARRGAARQDRGAFVLGLGLGVLYVPCAGPVLAAITVAGATGNIGPGTVALTVSFAVGAAIPLLVFALAGRRVAERVRGFQRHTRGIRVTGGIVMIALAGALALNLPAALQRALPDYTGALQQRVDENESVREALDLGGLVTDENRELSNCSNGAPVLEDCGTAPELRGIDTWLNTPDGEALTLEGLRGKVVLVDFWTYSCINCQRAIPHVNAWYDRYRDVGDGFEVVGVHTPEFAFERETRNVVAGARDLGVTYPVAQDNSYATWTAYRNRYWPAQYLVDADGTVRHIRFGEGGYEDTERLVRELLEEANPGVALPEPTAVGDATPRDETTPETYFSIKRVVNYDGEPRYAAGEQEFTLAEDQARDTFSLGGTWDVDFQGATAVSDDARVRLAYRATDVFAVLGGEGTVTARVSTDGRTTTRELDVSGNPTLYPVLEGDGPSEGRVDLDVPPGVQVFTATFG; this comes from the coding sequence ATGGAGACGCTCATCGTCATCGGTCTGCTCGGGGGCCTCATCACCGGCATCTCGCCGTGCATCCTGCCCATGCTGCCCGTCATCTTCTTCGCGGGCGGCGTGCAGGGCGCCCGGACGGGGGAGGCGCCGTCGGCCACCGCGGAGCCCGGGGCGGGCGGCGTCTCCCCGGGGCTGTTCGCGGGCGTCCCGGACGCGGTCCGCGTCGGCGGCCGCCCGGCCGCGGGGCCGCGCGGCCGGGGTGGCCCGGGCGGCGCGCAGGAGGCCGCCGGGCCGCGGGAGGTCACCGCGCGGCCGACGCGCGGCGGGACGCTCGCCCTCGACCTGTCGACGGGGGACGCGGGCGAGCCCGCCGGCGCGGCCGACAGCGGGACCGGTCGCCGCGCGTCCCGGAGCGCCGTGCGCCCGGCGGGCCGCTCGTGGCGCCCCTACCTCGTCATCGCGGGCCTGGTCCTCAGCTTCAGCGTCTTCACGCTGCTCGGCTCCGTCGTGCTCACCGCGCTCGGGCTCCCGCAGGACCTGCTGCGCTGGGCGGGCATCGTGCTCCTCGTCGCGATCGGCGTGGGGATGATCGTGCCGCGCGTCGAGGAGGTCCTGGAGCGGCCGTTCCGGCGGATCGCGGCGCTCGGGGCGCGGCGCGGGGCCGCCCGCCAGGACCGCGGGGCGTTCGTGCTCGGCCTCGGCCTCGGCGTGCTGTACGTGCCGTGCGCGGGTCCGGTCCTCGCGGCCATCACGGTGGCCGGTGCGACGGGGAACATCGGGCCGGGCACGGTCGCGCTCACCGTCTCGTTCGCCGTCGGCGCCGCGATCCCGCTGCTCGTGTTCGCCCTCGCAGGGCGGCGCGTCGCCGAGCGCGTCCGCGGTTTCCAGCGGCACACGCGCGGCATCCGCGTCACCGGCGGAATCGTCATGATCGCGCTCGCCGGGGCGCTGGCGCTGAACCTCCCGGCCGCACTCCAGCGGGCGCTGCCCGACTACACGGGGGCGCTCCAGCAGCGGGTCGACGAGAACGAGTCGGTGCGGGAGGCGCTCGACCTCGGCGGGCTCGTCACGGACGAGAACCGCGAGCTCTCGAACTGCTCGAACGGCGCGCCCGTGCTCGAGGACTGCGGCACCGCCCCGGAGCTGCGCGGCATCGACACGTGGCTCAACACCCCCGACGGCGAGGCGCTGACGCTCGAGGGGCTGCGGGGCAAGGTCGTGCTCGTCGACTTCTGGACCTACTCGTGCATCAACTGCCAGCGGGCGATCCCGCACGTCAACGCCTGGTACGACCGCTACCGCGACGTCGGCGACGGCTTCGAGGTCGTCGGGGTCCACACGCCCGAGTTCGCCTTCGAGCGCGAGACGCGCAACGTCGTCGCGGGGGCGCGGGACCTCGGCGTCACCTACCCCGTGGCCCAGGACAACTCCTACGCGACCTGGACCGCCTACCGGAACCGCTACTGGCCCGCGCAGTACCTCGTCGACGCCGACGGGACGGTGCGCCACATCCGGTTCGGGGAGGGCGGGTACGAGGACACCGAGCGCCTCGTCCGCGAGCTCCTCGAGGAAGCGAACCCGGGCGTCGCGCTGCCGGAACCGACGGCGGTCGGCGACGCCACGCCGCGGGACGAGACGACGCCGGAGACGTACTTCTCCATCAAGCGGGTGGTCAACTACGACGGCGAGCCGCGCTACGCGGCGGGGGAGCAGGAGTTCACGCTCGCCGAGGACCAGGCGCGCGACACGTTCTCGCTCGGCGGCACGTGGGACGTCGACTTCCAGGGCGCCACGGCGGTGTCCGACGACGCGCGCGTGCGCCTCGCCTACCGCGCGACCGACGTGTTCGCGGTGCTCGGCGGCGAGGGCACCGTGACGGCCCGCGTCTCGACGGACGGCCGGACCACGACCCGCGAGCTCGACGTGTCCGGGAACCCGACGCTCTACCCGGTCCTGGAGGGCGACGGTCCGTCCGAGGGCCGCGTCGACCTCGACGTCCCGCCCGGCGTCCAGGTGTTCACCGCGACGTTCGGGTGA
- a CDS encoding anti-sigma factor — MADPTTPRGGGADDRPEVRDLLPAYALDALDDAERRAVERLLAADADARRELDEYRDVVAAFAVESAPPPGLRDAVLARVAASAGSDAGPDGALRAATETSAKEGTGDGVVVDLAAARRARRRRWTGLAAAVAAVVAVAVPTTVAVRATQEQSRLQAQSDAIAEMLADPDATILRGDVAGGGQASVLAAGDDMYFRASDLPDAGDDRDYQLWVVEADGAVVSAGVLDVHDGRTSRLVQDEPGVGMAVTVEPVGGSEQPTADPVVALVG; from the coding sequence CTGACCCGACCACGCCCCGCGGCGGCGGCGCGGACGACCGGCCGGAGGTCCGCGACCTGCTGCCGGCCTACGCTCTCGACGCCCTCGACGACGCCGAGCGCCGCGCCGTCGAGCGCCTGCTCGCGGCCGACGCCGACGCGCGCCGCGAGCTCGACGAGTACCGCGACGTCGTGGCGGCGTTCGCGGTCGAGAGCGCCCCGCCGCCCGGGCTGCGCGACGCCGTGCTGGCCCGCGTGGCCGCGTCCGCCGGGTCGGACGCCGGTCCGGACGGGGCGCTGCGTGCCGCGACGGAGACGTCCGCCAAAGAGGGCACGGGGGACGGCGTCGTCGTCGACCTCGCGGCCGCGCGCCGCGCGCGCCGACGGCGCTGGACCGGGCTCGCGGCGGCGGTGGCCGCGGTGGTCGCGGTGGCCGTCCCGACGACGGTCGCGGTCCGTGCCACGCAGGAGCAGTCGCGCCTGCAGGCGCAGTCCGACGCGATCGCGGAGATGCTCGCCGACCCCGACGCGACGATCCTGCGCGGCGACGTCGCAGGCGGCGGCCAGGCGTCCGTGCTCGCGGCCGGCGACGACATGTACTTCCGAGCGTCCGACCTGCCTGATGCCGGCGACGACCGCGACTACCAGCTCTGGGTGGTCGAGGCCGACGGTGCGGTCGTGTCCGCCGGGGTGCTCGACGTGCACGACGGGCGCACCTCGCGGCTCGTCCAGGACGAGCCGGGCGTCGGCATGGCCGTGACGGTCGAGCCGGTGGGCGGCTCGGAGCAGCCGACGGCGGACCCGGTGGTCGCGCTCGTCGGCTGA
- a CDS encoding fasciclin domain-containing protein: protein MNVRTRTSYAVAGIATLAVLGLSACSSDSDAGSDSTTTGSQAEDTMTDDPTSDDAMTEDSTEGSDDMAADPAANLVGPGCAAYAEQVPDGAGSITGMSTDPVAVAASNNPLLTTLTAAVSGELNPDVNLVDTLNGGEFTVFAPVDDAFAKIDAATLESLKTDSDTLTKILTYHVVPGQLTPDQVVGEHETVEGGTVEVTGSGDELMVNDAAVVCGGVMTQNATVYLVDSVLMPTM, encoded by the coding sequence ATGAACGTTCGCACCCGCACGTCGTACGCCGTCGCCGGCATCGCCACGCTCGCCGTGCTCGGCCTGTCCGCGTGCAGCTCCGACTCGGACGCGGGGTCCGACTCGACGACGACCGGCTCCCAGGCCGAGGACACCATGACGGACGACCCGACGTCCGACGACGCCATGACCGAGGACTCGACCGAGGGCTCGGACGACATGGCGGCCGACCCCGCCGCGAACCTCGTGGGCCCCGGCTGCGCGGCGTACGCCGAGCAGGTCCCCGACGGCGCCGGGTCGATCACCGGGATGTCGACGGACCCCGTCGCCGTGGCGGCGTCGAACAACCCGCTGCTCACGACGCTCACCGCGGCCGTCTCGGGTGAGCTCAACCCGGACGTCAACCTCGTCGACACGCTCAACGGCGGCGAGTTCACCGTGTTCGCCCCCGTCGACGACGCGTTCGCGAAGATCGACGCCGCGACGCTCGAGTCGCTGAAGACGGACTCCGACACGCTGACGAAGATCCTCACGTACCACGTGGTGCCCGGCCAGCTCACGCCCGACCAGGTCGTCGGCGAGCACGAGACCGTCGAGGGCGGCACGGTCGAGGTCACCGGCTCGGGCGACGAGCTCATGGTGAACGACGCGGCCGTCGTCTGCGGCGGCGTGATGACGCAGAACGCGACCGTGTACCTCGTCGACTCCGTGCTCATGCCGACCATGTGA